A single window of Archangium gephyra DNA harbors:
- a CDS encoding KGGVGR-motif variant AAA ATPase — protein MGEIISFYSYKGGVGRSMALANVATLLAHRGRRVLVVDFDLEAPGLHRYFLSSFPRPRRMRQQSGSGQLGTIDFFCELSDLLSTRKDSPQKAIASLLDSGRFGYSIPVRSPTRSRAASLDFWSAGLFDKDYASRVHDYPWDRLYEESREVFTQLAEEWKARYDYVLLDSRTGISDLGSVSTVILADKLVLAFTLNEQSLHGVTELGRQAVQLKRSVGASRPLALFPLLSRVDEGEEHLNRRWSKEAARRFASLFEAAYGRGTLDFSTYFDAVRIPYRGYYAYGEKIAVEEEKPATLGSLAEGYERFLDCVLGERLEGWQERIRSTVKPIRMDGGLLVNFEKPSALSFELDLGHVVKVPEQLPAHGTTELRDIPINRMAWERALREMEQGVERATQTIQGTLHVFATMPYPAAVFLGRCLDDLARTRPIQLHQLDPRTHTWVPFSGVGVSAPEATGPYFHPLERVIMYSGPAVGLAIEGMTPISRASLSQLGLHVNASIYHLQPRQRRPLPPRAGAAVVEELRAALLHLREQHPSAPLHIVTSAPVALLIELGRLLPPSVYKSVTVHQFEPGSGSYVPVLDVITREVVVAQKPA, from the coding sequence ATGGGCGAAATCATCTCGTTCTACTCGTACAAGGGAGGCGTGGGGCGTTCGATGGCGCTCGCCAACGTGGCCACGCTGCTCGCGCATCGGGGCCGACGCGTCTTGGTCGTCGACTTCGACCTTGAGGCACCTGGGCTTCATCGGTACTTCCTGTCCTCGTTTCCCCGACCCCGCCGGATGCGTCAGCAATCTGGCTCGGGGCAGCTCGGGACCATCGACTTCTTCTGCGAGCTCTCGGACCTCCTCTCAACTCGGAAGGACTCCCCCCAGAAAGCCATTGCCTCCCTCCTGGACTCCGGCAGGTTCGGATACTCCATCCCTGTCAGGTCACCCACCCGATCCCGAGCCGCCAGTCTGGACTTCTGGAGCGCAGGTCTCTTCGACAAGGACTACGCCAGCCGCGTACACGACTATCCCTGGGACCGGCTCTATGAGGAATCCCGGGAGGTCTTCACGCAACTCGCGGAGGAGTGGAAGGCGCGCTACGACTACGTCCTCCTCGATTCACGCACGGGCATCTCGGATCTCGGGAGTGTCTCCACCGTCATCCTGGCGGACAAGCTGGTCCTGGCCTTCACGCTCAACGAGCAGTCCCTGCACGGAGTGACAGAGCTCGGGCGACAGGCGGTGCAGTTGAAGCGAAGCGTCGGTGCTTCCAGGCCCCTCGCCCTGTTTCCGCTCCTCAGCCGGGTCGACGAGGGTGAAGAGCACTTGAATCGCAGGTGGAGCAAGGAGGCCGCCCGACGCTTCGCCTCGCTGTTCGAAGCCGCTTACGGGCGGGGCACGCTCGACTTCTCGACCTACTTCGATGCGGTCCGAATCCCATATCGGGGGTACTACGCCTACGGCGAGAAGATTGCCGTCGAGGAGGAAAAGCCGGCGACGCTGGGCTCCCTCGCGGAGGGATATGAGCGGTTTCTCGACTGCGTCCTCGGAGAGCGGCTGGAGGGGTGGCAGGAGCGTATCCGGAGCACGGTGAAGCCCATCCGGATGGATGGCGGTCTGCTGGTGAACTTCGAGAAGCCGTCCGCCCTCTCCTTCGAGCTGGACTTGGGGCACGTGGTGAAGGTTCCCGAGCAGCTCCCGGCGCACGGGACCACCGAGCTGCGAGACATCCCCATCAACAGGATGGCCTGGGAGCGGGCCCTGCGCGAGATGGAGCAGGGGGTAGAGCGTGCGACGCAGACCATCCAGGGGACGCTGCACGTCTTCGCGACGATGCCCTATCCCGCGGCCGTGTTCCTCGGAAGATGCCTGGACGACCTCGCCCGGACCCGACCCATCCAGCTTCACCAACTCGACCCGCGCACCCACACCTGGGTTCCGTTCTCGGGAGTGGGTGTGTCCGCCCCTGAGGCCACCGGGCCCTACTTCCATCCGCTGGAGCGAGTGATCATGTACTCGGGACCGGCGGTGGGGCTGGCCATCGAGGGCATGACCCCGATTTCCAGGGCGTCACTCTCCCAGCTTGGCCTCCACGTCAATGCGAGCATCTACCACCTCCAGCCAAGACAGCGACGCCCCCTGCCACCTCGCGCCGGAGCAGCGGTCGTCGAGGAGCTCAGGGCCGCGCTCCTGCACCTGCGGGAACAACACCCCTCCGCGCCGCTCCACATCGTGACGAGCGCACCGGTGGCGCTCCTCATCGAGCTGGGGCGCCTGTTACCTCCCTCGGTGTACAAGAGCGTCACCGTCCACCAGTTCGAGCCCGGGTCCGGCAGCTACGTTCCCGTGCTCGATGTCATCACGCGTGAGGTGGTCGTCGCCCAGAAGCCGGCTTGA
- a CDS encoding aldo/keto reductase, translating into MKYANLGHTGLKVSRICLGCMSYGTPSWRPWVLDEAASQPFFQRAVEAGINFFDTANMYSLGVSEEVTGRALRKYARMEEVVLATKVYFPMTEGPNMGGLSRKNVVQACEASLKRLGVETIDLYQIHRMDPETPLEETLAALDQLVRQGKVRYLGASSSAAWRFAKALSLSERNGWARFVSMQNHYNLVYREEEREMMPLCEAEGIGVIPWSPLARGLLAGTRKSLDDKQATARAGSDAFASALYDNPHDWDVVEAVKKVAAARGNTPAEVSLAWLHSKPAVVAPIIGATKLEHLESAIRSVDVTLGADEVKALEAPYQPHAVRGM; encoded by the coding sequence ATGAAATACGCCAACCTGGGTCATACCGGTCTGAAGGTGTCCCGTATCTGCCTGGGGTGCATGAGCTATGGCACTCCCAGCTGGCGCCCGTGGGTGCTGGACGAGGCGGCCTCGCAACCCTTCTTCCAGCGGGCGGTGGAAGCCGGCATCAACTTCTTCGACACGGCGAACATGTACTCGCTGGGGGTGAGCGAGGAGGTCACCGGCCGCGCGCTGCGCAAGTACGCGCGGATGGAGGAGGTGGTGCTCGCCACCAAGGTCTACTTCCCCATGACGGAGGGGCCCAACATGGGGGGCCTGTCGCGCAAGAACGTGGTGCAGGCCTGCGAGGCGAGCCTGAAGCGGCTCGGCGTGGAGACGATCGACCTGTATCAGATCCACCGGATGGATCCGGAGACGCCGCTGGAGGAGACGCTGGCGGCGTTGGATCAGCTGGTGCGGCAGGGCAAGGTCCGCTACCTCGGCGCGAGCTCATCGGCGGCGTGGAGGTTCGCGAAGGCGCTGAGCCTCTCGGAGCGCAACGGCTGGGCGCGCTTCGTGTCGATGCAGAACCACTACAACCTCGTCTACCGCGAGGAGGAGCGGGAGATGATGCCCCTGTGCGAGGCGGAGGGCATCGGGGTGATTCCCTGGTCGCCGCTGGCGCGCGGGCTGCTGGCGGGCACGCGCAAGTCGCTGGATGACAAGCAGGCCACGGCGCGGGCGGGCTCGGACGCGTTCGCGTCGGCGCTCTACGACAACCCGCACGACTGGGACGTGGTGGAGGCGGTGAAGAAGGTGGCGGCGGCCCGGGGCAACACGCCCGCCGAGGTGTCCCTGGCGTGGTTGCACTCCAAGCCGGCGGTGGTGGCGCCCATCATCGGCGCCACGAAGCTGGAGCACCTGGAGTCGGCCATCCGCTCGGTGGACGTGACGCTCGGCGCGGACGAGGTGAAGGCGCTGGAGGCGCCCTACCAGCCGCACGCCGTGCGCGGCATGTAA
- a CDS encoding trypsin-like peptidase domain-containing protein, which yields MLTILLLAALAQAPVPAANALPGDPPDAGTPAVVPPLPVATLPPATHELFERLKGRVAQVRIIERRSGTRSSIGSAFFVSAEGHALTNYHVISDIVHHPDDYTAELVREGKDAEAIAVRVVDVDVVHDLAVIRQDAPVKDWFELAAREPPQGTRLYAMGNPHDLGTTIVEGTYNGLVQDALYDKVHFSGAINPGMSGGPTVTGDGRVVGVNVATMGNQLGFLVPVAHARELVERARQVKESSPSALLAVVGSQLLDNQQRITERLLAAPLPTQQLGDYHVPGRWLPFLKCWGDTPHEPENPYTITSYQCSSEEDIYLSGEHRTGVVAYDHAFVSSDQLGALRFSALYEATFSNDPGGVDATKEDVTNFRCRVDFVKVGGVPTRTSLCLRAYKKFPGLYDLALRAATTNASTSGVQTSLTLAGFSADNARALARRYLEALAWTK from the coding sequence ATGTTGACGATCCTCCTCCTCGCCGCCCTGGCCCAGGCTCCGGTCCCGGCCGCGAATGCCTTGCCCGGAGACCCGCCGGACGCGGGCACCCCTGCCGTCGTGCCTCCGCTGCCCGTGGCCACGCTGCCCCCCGCCACCCATGAGCTCTTCGAGCGCCTCAAGGGCCGCGTCGCCCAGGTGCGCATCATCGAGCGGCGCAGTGGCACCCGGTCGTCCATCGGCTCGGCGTTCTTCGTGAGCGCCGAGGGCCATGCCCTCACCAACTACCACGTCATCTCCGACATCGTTCACCACCCGGACGACTACACCGCCGAGCTGGTGCGCGAGGGCAAGGACGCCGAGGCCATTGCCGTCCGCGTGGTGGACGTGGACGTGGTGCACGACCTGGCCGTCATCCGGCAGGACGCACCGGTGAAGGACTGGTTCGAGCTGGCCGCCAGGGAGCCTCCCCAGGGCACCCGCCTGTACGCCATGGGCAACCCGCATGACCTGGGCACCACCATCGTCGAGGGCACCTACAACGGCCTCGTGCAGGACGCGCTCTACGACAAGGTGCACTTCAGCGGCGCCATCAACCCCGGCATGAGCGGCGGCCCCACCGTCACGGGGGATGGCCGCGTGGTGGGCGTCAACGTGGCCACCATGGGCAACCAGCTCGGCTTCCTCGTGCCGGTGGCCCATGCCCGCGAGCTGGTGGAGCGCGCGCGCCAGGTGAAGGAGAGCAGCCCCTCGGCGCTCCTGGCCGTGGTGGGCTCGCAGCTCCTGGACAACCAGCAGCGCATCACCGAGCGCCTCCTGGCCGCGCCCCTCCCGACGCAGCAGCTCGGCGACTACCACGTGCCCGGCCGCTGGTTGCCCTTCCTCAAGTGCTGGGGCGACACCCCCCACGAGCCGGAGAACCCCTACACCATCACCAGCTACCAGTGCTCCTCCGAGGAGGACATCTACCTGAGCGGCGAGCACCGCACCGGCGTGGTGGCCTATGACCATGCCTTCGTGTCGAGCGATCAGCTCGGGGCCCTGCGCTTCTCCGCGCTCTACGAGGCCACCTTCAGCAATGATCCGGGCGGCGTGGACGCCACCAAGGAGGACGTGACGAACTTCCGCTGCCGCGTGGACTTCGTGAAAGTGGGCGGCGTCCCCACGCGGACCTCCCTGTGCCTGCGCGCCTACAAGAAGTTCCCCGGCCTGTATGACCTGGCGCTCCGGGCCGCGACGACCAACGCGAGCACCTCGGGCGTCCAGACGAGCCTCACCCTGGCGGGGTTCTCCGCCGACAACGCGCGTGCCCTCGCCCGCCGCTACCTGGAGGCGCTCGCGTGGACGAAGTGA
- a CDS encoding serine/threonine-protein kinase, which produces MTHIGRNIGRYRILEELGSGGMSVVYKGLDTALDREVAVKVLHPHLANKSESRRRLAREAKAVARLHHPNILEVFDFSAEGAQDAFLVTEYVRGRTLKECVDELGRLELPELAAMIIHELAAALAHAHEAGVIHRDLKPENVMVREDGVLKLMDFGIAKLLDIEDRMTVTGALVGSPAHMAPEIIEGHEAGAEADIFSLGTILYSLIVGRLPFTAANATATLKRILDGAYEDPRQRVPTLSDELAEICATCLARDPARRYSNAGKLRDALGDYLAGLGFARVGEELASFFADPPSYQKLMRPRIIATLLERGERLLADKRTPRALACLNQVLALDATNARALGLLQGLERERRVKLWRARGLKLGMGLVVASVLAVGLHLFQRRAPEAAPAVTSSARVSPKKVPKTAPVEKPSPPGPLEHATVTPEPARPNPEKRLVPRPEPVPREPVRAVPESVSILVRPYGYIRVDQGARSDKPLAQHMVELTPGPHTVTITCDYCEDAQETIDVRRGVENVFALRALLKRSRLSFVYEPADALVRVGGEARTVRESQERPFEIQSPRGPASFQHRVEYEVSHNGYLTEKRVANLEPGKSTTLRGALVAE; this is translated from the coding sequence ATGACGCACATCGGCCGCAACATCGGGCGGTACCGCATCCTCGAGGAGCTGGGCTCCGGGGGCATGAGCGTCGTGTACAAGGGGTTGGACACGGCGTTGGATCGCGAGGTGGCGGTGAAGGTGCTGCACCCGCACCTGGCCAACAAGTCCGAGTCGCGGCGGCGGCTGGCGCGCGAGGCCAAGGCGGTGGCGCGGCTGCACCACCCCAACATCCTCGAGGTGTTCGACTTCTCGGCCGAGGGCGCGCAGGACGCCTTCCTCGTCACCGAGTACGTGCGGGGCCGCACCCTCAAGGAGTGCGTGGACGAGCTGGGCCGGCTGGAGCTGCCCGAGCTGGCGGCGATGATCATCCATGAGCTCGCCGCGGCGCTGGCGCACGCGCACGAGGCCGGCGTCATCCACCGGGATTTGAAGCCCGAGAACGTGATGGTCCGCGAGGACGGCGTCCTGAAGCTGATGGACTTCGGCATCGCGAAGCTGCTCGACATCGAGGATCGGATGACCGTCACGGGCGCGCTGGTGGGCTCGCCCGCGCACATGGCGCCGGAGATCATCGAGGGCCACGAGGCCGGCGCCGAAGCGGACATCTTCTCGCTGGGCACCATCCTCTATTCCCTCATCGTGGGCCGGCTGCCCTTCACGGCCGCCAACGCCACCGCCACGCTCAAGCGGATTCTCGACGGGGCCTATGAGGATCCACGCCAGCGGGTGCCCACGCTCTCGGACGAGCTGGCGGAGATCTGCGCCACGTGCCTCGCGAGGGATCCAGCGCGGCGCTACTCGAACGCGGGCAAGCTGCGCGATGCGCTCGGGGACTACCTGGCGGGGCTCGGTTTCGCGCGCGTGGGCGAGGAGCTCGCGTCCTTCTTCGCGGATCCGCCCTCGTACCAGAAGCTGATGCGCCCGCGAATCATCGCCACGCTGCTGGAGCGCGGGGAGCGGCTGCTCGCGGACAAGCGCACGCCCCGGGCGCTGGCCTGCCTCAACCAGGTGCTCGCGCTCGACGCCACCAACGCGCGGGCGCTCGGGCTGCTCCAGGGACTGGAGCGGGAGCGCCGCGTGAAGCTGTGGCGTGCCCGGGGGCTGAAGCTGGGCATGGGCCTGGTGGTGGCCTCGGTGCTCGCGGTGGGCTTGCACCTCTTCCAGCGACGTGCCCCGGAAGCCGCGCCCGCGGTCACGTCCTCCGCGCGGGTCAGTCCCAAGAAGGTGCCGAAGACGGCGCCCGTGGAGAAACCGTCACCTCCCGGGCCCCTGGAGCACGCCACGGTCACCCCGGAGCCCGCGCGACCCAACCCCGAGAAGCGGCTCGTCCCGCGCCCCGAGCCCGTGCCCCGCGAGCCCGTCCGGGCGGTGCCGGAGTCCGTGTCCATCCTCGTACGGCCCTACGGCTACATCCGCGTGGACCAGGGGGCGCGCAGCGACAAACCGCTCGCGCAGCACATGGTGGAGCTAACGCCCGGCCCGCACACCGTCACCATCACCTGCGACTACTGCGAGGACGCGCAGGAGACCATCGACGTGCGGCGGGGCGTGGAGAACGTCTTCGCCCTGCGCGCCCTGCTCAAGCGCTCGAGGCTGTCGTTCGTGTACGAGCCGGCGGACGCGCTGGTGCGCGTGGGGGGCGAGGCGCGCACCGTGCGCGAGTCCCAGGAGCGGCCCTTCGAGATCCAATCGCCGAGGGGCCCGGCGAGCTTCCAGCACCGGGTGGAGTACGAGGTGAGCCACAACGGGTACCTCACCGAGAAGCGCGTGGCGAACCTGGAGCCCGGCAAGTCCACCACCCTGCGCGGGGCGCTCGTCGCCGAATGA
- a CDS encoding sigma 54-interacting transcriptional regulator: protein MASLTVRSPEGKVRTVPLHKRITSIGRSADNDVQLEDPSVPDSALHVLFDGTRYQLGSLGATFQVNGKKRDNHVLASEDVIRVGATELVFAREDAVAKPPPAPALSVTHEPTSDPDSHTRDMPGVVGRELVLLRRLTAFSERLLGSSSRDELLESLLDEAIEVTRADKGFLILRDNGELSVKVARNLSRENIEDAMARVSDSIIEKVVRTRKPLILSDALDDPEFKSSKSVVNLKLLSVMCVPLVRNDELFGVLYVGNDRLVNRFEPKSLDMLTIFAAQALLLIQNALLVNDLKLDNTELRKRLDDTHYGEIVGACQGMLDVYRRIDKIAPTDISVLITGETGTGKELIAREIHRHSPRNKGPFITINCGAIPENLLESELFGHVRGAFTGAVNTKVGKFQAAIGGTLFLDEIGEMPLQLQVKLLRALQEKVVYKVGDHRGEPVDIRVVAATNRVLEEEVRKGTFREDLYYRLNVVTLKLPPLRERGEDLFVLGKYFLQKYAKEFNSKAKGFSPSATVAMKKYGWPGNIRELENRIKKAVVLADKPLLGPDDLDLRPESLEPVLPLSEARERWQKQYIQEVYERNNRNKTKTAKDLGVDPRTIFRHFEKLEAEKTGGPLPPGEDGDELL from the coding sequence ATGGCCAGCCTCACCGTCCGCAGCCCCGAGGGCAAGGTCCGCACGGTCCCCCTCCACAAGCGCATCACCAGCATCGGCCGCTCGGCCGACAATGACGTGCAGCTGGAGGATCCGTCGGTACCGGACAGTGCGTTGCACGTGCTCTTCGATGGAACGCGCTACCAGCTGGGCAGCCTGGGGGCGACGTTCCAGGTGAACGGCAAGAAGCGGGACAACCACGTGCTGGCCTCGGAGGACGTCATCCGCGTGGGCGCCACCGAGCTCGTCTTCGCGCGCGAGGACGCCGTGGCGAAGCCGCCTCCGGCCCCGGCGCTCTCGGTGACGCACGAGCCGACGTCGGATCCGGACTCGCACACCCGGGACATGCCGGGGGTGGTGGGCCGCGAGCTGGTGCTGCTGCGCCGCCTCACGGCGTTCAGCGAGCGGCTGCTGGGCAGCTCCAGCCGGGACGAGCTGCTGGAGAGCCTGCTGGACGAGGCCATCGAGGTGACGCGGGCGGACAAGGGCTTCCTCATCCTGCGGGACAACGGCGAGCTGAGCGTGAAGGTGGCGCGCAACCTGTCGCGGGAGAACATCGAGGACGCGATGGCGCGGGTGTCGGACTCGATCATCGAGAAGGTGGTGCGCACCCGCAAGCCGCTGATCCTGAGCGACGCGCTGGATGACCCCGAGTTCAAGAGCAGCAAGTCGGTGGTGAACCTGAAGCTGCTGTCGGTGATGTGCGTGCCGCTGGTGCGCAACGACGAGCTGTTCGGGGTGCTGTACGTGGGCAATGACCGGTTGGTGAACCGGTTCGAGCCCAAGAGCCTGGACATGCTCACCATCTTCGCGGCGCAGGCGCTGCTGCTCATCCAGAACGCGCTGCTGGTGAACGATCTGAAGCTGGACAACACCGAGCTGCGCAAGCGGCTGGACGACACCCACTATGGGGAGATCGTCGGTGCATGCCAGGGGATGCTGGACGTGTACCGGCGCATCGACAAGATCGCGCCCACGGACATCTCGGTGCTGATCACGGGAGAGACGGGCACGGGCAAGGAGCTGATTGCCCGGGAGATCCACCGGCACTCGCCGAGGAACAAGGGTCCGTTCATCACCATCAACTGCGGAGCGATTCCGGAGAACCTGCTGGAGAGCGAGCTGTTCGGCCACGTGAGGGGCGCCTTCACGGGGGCGGTGAACACGAAGGTGGGCAAGTTCCAGGCGGCCATTGGCGGCACGCTCTTCCTGGATGAGATTGGCGAGATGCCGCTGCAGTTGCAGGTGAAGCTGCTGAGGGCGCTGCAGGAGAAGGTGGTCTACAAGGTAGGAGATCACCGGGGCGAGCCGGTGGACATCCGGGTGGTGGCGGCGACGAACCGGGTGCTCGAGGAGGAGGTGCGCAAGGGCACCTTCCGCGAGGACCTGTACTACCGGCTCAACGTGGTGACGCTGAAGCTGCCGCCGCTGCGCGAGCGGGGCGAGGACCTGTTCGTGTTGGGCAAGTACTTCCTGCAGAAGTACGCGAAGGAGTTCAACTCGAAGGCGAAGGGTTTCTCGCCGTCGGCGACGGTGGCGATGAAGAAGTACGGCTGGCCGGGCAACATCCGCGAGTTGGAGAACCGCATCAAGAAGGCGGTGGTGCTGGCGGACAAGCCGCTGCTGGGGCCGGACGATCTGGATTTGAGGCCGGAGAGCCTGGAGCCGGTGCTGCCGCTGTCGGAGGCGCGGGAGCGCTGGCAGAAGCAGTACATCCAGGAGGTCTACGAGCGGAACAATCGCAACAAGACGAAGACGGCGAAGGATCTGGGAGTGGATCCGCGCACGATCTTCCGCCACTTCGAGAAGCTGGAAGCGGAGAAGACTGGCGGTCCGCTGCCGCCCGGCGAGGATGGCGACGAGCTGTTGTAG
- a CDS encoding M28 family peptidase: MRALRATLLLLAVNACASRVPVEEPALLRAGDFGAGVEQARLESDVAALAAAHLADTPLDCGAFDLEQINLEHQPVCHITREKARQLVQERFESLGYTVTSQDAAGPVTPTTNVIAELKGTTHPDEVVVVGAHYDSFYAGADDNSSGVAAMLEMARLAAGKRFARTVRFVGFDMEELGLAGSTRYVRTLAGEEIVASIIFDCIGYKDARPGAQLDLPGFPIPNTGDFVAAISNEQSRPRLEELYALGSRLDFVPIRGAMAPSDGSGPFSGNLMRSDHAPFWLAGYNSLFLTDTANFRNPHYHTDKDVPSTLDYAFLAGVTRLSAAGIAYWAEGPLP, from the coding sequence GTGAGAGCCCTGCGCGCCACCCTGCTGCTGCTCGCCGTGAATGCCTGTGCCTCGCGCGTCCCCGTCGAGGAGCCCGCCCTCCTCCGGGCGGGAGACTTCGGCGCGGGCGTGGAGCAGGCCCGCCTGGAGTCGGATGTGGCGGCCCTGGCGGCTGCCCACCTCGCGGACACTCCGCTCGACTGCGGTGCCTTCGACCTGGAGCAGATCAACCTGGAGCACCAGCCGGTGTGCCACATCACCCGCGAGAAGGCCCGTCAGCTCGTGCAGGAGCGCTTCGAGTCACTCGGCTACACGGTCACCTCGCAGGACGCGGCGGGCCCGGTCACGCCGACCACCAACGTCATCGCCGAGTTGAAGGGCACCACGCACCCCGATGAGGTGGTGGTGGTGGGGGCCCACTACGACTCGTTCTACGCGGGCGCGGACGACAACAGCTCGGGCGTGGCGGCCATGCTGGAGATGGCACGGCTGGCGGCGGGCAAGCGCTTCGCGCGCACCGTGCGCTTCGTGGGCTTCGACATGGAGGAGCTCGGCCTGGCGGGCAGCACGCGCTATGTGCGCACGCTCGCGGGAGAGGAGATCGTCGCCTCCATCATCTTCGACTGCATTGGCTACAAGGACGCGCGCCCGGGAGCCCAGCTGGACCTGCCCGGCTTCCCCATTCCCAACACGGGGGACTTCGTCGCCGCCATCTCCAACGAGCAGTCGCGTCCCCGGCTGGAGGAGCTGTACGCGCTGGGGAGCCGGCTGGACTTCGTGCCGATCCGGGGCGCGATGGCGCCGAGCGACGGCTCCGGTCCCTTCTCGGGCAACCTCATGCGCAGCGATCACGCCCCCTTCTGGCTGGCGGGCTACAACTCGCTCTTCCTCACGGACACCGCCAACTTCCGCAATCCCCACTACCACACCGACAAGGACGTGCCCTCGACGCTGGACTACGCGTTCCTCGCGGGTGTCACCCGGCTGTCCGCGGCGGGGATCGCCTACTGGGCGGAAGGTCCGCTGCCATGA
- a CDS encoding AI-2E family transporter, whose translation MAAREPTRRSQISARTVWTVGLNALALVTLAYMLIQLRAVFVLLAVALFVSLAIDPLVRWFQRRGLTRGWGVLVTFLGLLGITGLLGATLVPLVVQQARSLVRSAPGLVSEVRTWEWTRWLEQRFDLERKVQEALSHLPDEVAQSLPGVVSTTVNGVLVFITVLTLSLFALLFGKDLYEQALGWVRPARRPAVRELVKNMHRAVSGYLAGTALTVTLGGLFTALGTFLLGVPYFLALGSLYLVLGLIPYIGSLLMALLVAFTTLTTVGLNKALIALGLFLVYQQVEGNLIQPLVQRHSIRMNPLLISVVLLMGAGLMGLIGAMIALPLAAALQEFLREVQEEQRERWGDERETGAPLSEAAPAPPEPEARDHGPHEPMGPAPH comes from the coding sequence ATGGCCGCCCGGGAACCGACACGCCGCTCGCAGATCTCCGCCCGCACCGTCTGGACGGTGGGGCTCAACGCACTCGCCCTGGTGACACTGGCGTACATGCTCATCCAGCTGCGCGCCGTCTTCGTGCTGCTGGCGGTGGCGCTGTTCGTCTCCCTGGCGATCGATCCACTGGTGCGCTGGTTCCAGCGGCGGGGGCTGACCCGAGGCTGGGGCGTGCTGGTGACGTTCCTGGGGCTGCTCGGAATCACGGGGCTGCTGGGAGCCACGTTGGTGCCCCTGGTGGTGCAGCAGGCGCGCAGTCTGGTGCGCTCCGCGCCCGGGCTGGTGAGCGAGGTCCGCACCTGGGAGTGGACGCGGTGGCTCGAGCAGCGCTTCGACCTGGAGCGCAAGGTGCAGGAGGCGCTGTCGCACCTGCCGGACGAGGTCGCCCAGTCCCTGCCGGGCGTGGTCTCCACCACGGTGAACGGCGTGCTCGTGTTCATCACCGTGCTGACGCTCAGCCTCTTCGCCCTGCTCTTCGGGAAGGATCTCTACGAGCAGGCGCTGGGGTGGGTGCGTCCGGCGCGCAGGCCCGCCGTGCGCGAGCTGGTGAAGAACATGCACCGGGCGGTGAGCGGCTACCTGGCGGGCACGGCCCTCACGGTGACGCTGGGCGGGCTGTTCACGGCGCTGGGCACCTTCCTGCTGGGCGTGCCCTACTTCCTGGCGCTGGGGAGCCTCTACCTGGTGCTCGGCCTCATCCCGTACATCGGCAGCCTGCTCATGGCGCTGCTGGTCGCCTTCACCACGCTGACGACGGTGGGCCTCAATAAGGCGCTGATTGCCCTGGGCCTCTTCCTCGTCTACCAGCAGGTGGAGGGCAACCTGATCCAACCGCTCGTCCAGCGCCACTCCATCCGGATGAATCCGCTGCTCATCTCGGTGGTGCTGCTCATGGGTGCCGGGCTGATGGGGCTGATCGGCGCGATGATCGCCCTGCCCCTGGCGGCGGCCCTCCAGGAGTTCCTCCGGGAGGTCCAGGAGGAGCAGCGCGAGCGGTGGGGCGATGAGCGCGAGACCGGAGCCCCCCTCTCCGAAGCCGCTCCGGCGCCACCGGAGCCCGAGGCCCGGGACCACGGCCCGCACGAGCCCATGGGCCCCGCGCCTCATTAG
- a CDS encoding FHA domain-containing protein, translating to MDEVIFLEMLEADDVHARHRLDRFPVTVGRGYANDIILDDPKVSASHLRIDRAEDGRLVLRDTGSTNGTFRVEPWARLAELELTDDARVAVGDTVLRFRSRSHVVEDTRVAAIPVAPQGRPFERPFAFPAMLAVAVLTFLLREYLTNYQKTDWGSLALAVVAPVFVSFVWSGLWSVASKVARRVFHFGAHGTIGSLGLLGLLVIPLLIGVLTYSLGLGAWVRWLYLAGYLGWMGFILFWHLRYVTRAEPRRLMTLLGIILVCFGALTQADSLLGEEDFSSSLDFDRTLLPPAFQLVPSKPVDSFFEGTQKLQEDVDALAKEKP from the coding sequence GTGGACGAAGTGATCTTCCTGGAGATGCTGGAGGCGGATGACGTCCACGCCCGCCACCGGCTGGACCGCTTCCCCGTCACGGTGGGGCGCGGCTACGCCAACGACATCATCCTGGATGATCCCAAGGTGTCCGCCTCGCACCTGCGGATCGACCGCGCCGAGGACGGACGGCTGGTGCTGCGGGACACGGGCAGCACCAATGGCACGTTCCGCGTGGAGCCCTGGGCGCGGCTGGCGGAGCTGGAGCTCACGGACGACGCGCGGGTGGCCGTGGGGGACACGGTGCTGCGCTTCCGGAGCCGGTCGCACGTGGTGGAGGACACACGCGTCGCCGCCATCCCCGTGGCTCCGCAGGGCCGTCCCTTCGAGCGGCCCTTCGCCTTCCCCGCGATGCTGGCGGTGGCGGTGCTCACCTTCCTCCTGCGCGAGTACCTGACGAACTACCAGAAGACGGACTGGGGCTCGCTGGCGCTGGCCGTCGTCGCGCCGGTGTTCGTGTCCTTCGTCTGGTCGGGCCTCTGGTCCGTCGCGAGCAAGGTGGCGCGGCGCGTGTTCCACTTCGGCGCGCACGGCACCATCGGGAGCCTCGGGCTGCTGGGGCTGCTGGTGATTCCGCTGCTGATCGGAGTGCTCACCTACAGCCTGGGACTGGGCGCATGGGTGCGGTGGCTGTACCTGGCCGGGTACCTCGGGTGGATGGGCTTCATCCTCTTCTGGCACCTGCGCTACGTGACGCGCGCGGAGCCCCGGCGGCTCATGACCTTGCTGGGAATCATCCTCGTGTGCTTCGGCGCGCTCACCCAGGCGGACTCGCTGCTGGGCGAGGAGGACTTCTCCTCCTCGCTCGACTTCGACCGCACGCTGCTGCCTCCCGCCTTCCAGCTGGTGCCCTCCAAGCCGGTGGACTCCTTCTTCGAGGGCACGCAGAAGCTCCAGGAGGACGTGGACGCGCTCGCGAAGGAGAAGCCCTGA